Proteins from a genomic interval of Ptychodera flava strain L36383 chromosome 7, AS_Pfla_20210202, whole genome shotgun sequence:
- the LOC139136627 gene encoding tripartite motif-containing protein 2-like, producing MNAVSETKYYAVTELIFDIAEARVNKEFKTRMMEAVDLAQDDIVVEIEDGPVAVHHGKMKRPRGVAVMPNNDFVVADGRNRSIEVLSRDGDFVNEVTFKALNNTCDPFDVAVGKKRAILATDQGLNRVYVCLEDGNLIRMFGSDEMHKPAGIALTNDDRVVVVDSEGACVRLYEYDGKYIKSFGSKGYKNGQFFTPQFVAVNSKNQIIVSDYRHDSLQVFDDRGSFLHCLKAEEDVWRPMGVATDNQDNIYVCDAFTYKIRKFGADFKPLGVLEAANGELSGPHGLAVTSGEHQQLVVADCGNNCIKLFNL from the exons ATGAACGCCGTCAGTGAGACGAAGTACTATGCTGTAACAGAATTGATATTTGACATCGCGGAGGCAAGAGTAAATAAAG AATTCAAAACCAGGATGATGGAAGCAGTCGATTTGGCACAGGATGATATTGTTGTGGAAATCGAAGACGGCCCAGTTGCCGTGCATCATGGGAAGATGAAACGACCACGTGGTGTCGCTGTTATGCCCAACAATGATTTTGTCGTCGCTGATGGTCGGAATCGAAGTATTGAGGTGTTGTCAAGAGACGGCGATTTCGTGAACGAAGTGACTTTCAAAGCGCTTAATAATACCTGTGACCCATTCGACGTTGCTGTTGGAAAGAAGAGGGCGATTTTAGCCACTGACCAAGGCTTGAatcgtgtgtatgtatgtcttgAAGACGGAAACCTGATCCGGATGTTCGGCAGTGACGAAATGCATAAACCGGCGGGCATTGCCTTAACGAATGACGACAGAGTCGTGGTGGTTGATAGTGAAGGTGCGTGCGTCCGATTATACGAATACGACGGAAAGTACATCAAGTCTTTCGGGAGTAAGGGATACAAAAACGGTCAATTCTTCACCCCGCAGTTCGTTGCCGTGAATAGCAAAAACCAGATCATCGTTTCCGATTACCGCCACGACAGCTTGCAAGTTTTCGACGACAGAGGGAGCTTTCTGCATTGTTTAAAAGCAGAAGAGGATGTCTGGCGACCTATGGGCGTTGCAACTGACAACCAGGATAACATCTATGTGTGTGACGCCTTTACCTACAAAATCCGCAAGTTTGGGGCCGATTTCAAACCACTAGGTGTATTGGAGGCAGCAAACGGTGAATTATCAGGTCCACACGGCCTTGCTGTAACATCCGGGGAACACCAACAACTGGTGGTTGCAGACTGCGGTAACAACTGCATTAAGTTGTTCAACCTGTGA
- the LOC139136075 gene encoding histone H4, giving the protein MSGRGKGGKGLGKGGAKRHRKVLRDNIQGITKPAIRRLARRGGVKRISGLIYEETRGVLKVFLENVIRDAVTYTEHAKRKTVTAMDVVYALKRQGRTLYGFGG; this is encoded by the coding sequence ATGTCTGGTCGTGGCAAAGGAGGCAAAGGTCTGGGGAAAGGAGGCGCCAAGCGTCATCGTAAGGTTCTGCGTGATAACATCCAGGGTATCACGAAGCCAGCTATCCGTCGTCTGGCCCGCCGTGGTGGTGTCAAGCGTATCTCTGGTCTCATCTATGAAGAAACCCGTGGTGTATTGAAAGTCTTCTTGGAGAACGTCATCCGTGATGCCGTCACCTACACTGAGCACGCCAAGAGAAAGACCGTCACCGCCATGGATGTGGTCTATGCTCTGAAACGCCAGGGCCGTACTCTGTACGGTTTCGGCGGTTAG
- the LOC139136076 gene encoding uncharacterized protein → MQAFVFVLLAASAYSLTDDEIAKFYNKGTKEKNSGLTGYILVNTDGDKHTIYSNGIPDHDTGNFPGINPNTVGEQDYEFNIPINPTEAATGGCLPEGPIGVAANGIPLYNPFAGGGTNAVEGPDAEDFDVCDGHPDPNDRYHYHKMPASCVSPYQLGVPSDIVGVAVDGYAIYGPIDENGDLLTSDDLDECHGRYVNGVYRYHMTEDYPYIMGCFKGDVRSDSGLGNTSRNCYIANDENNSNDPDYNGGGSDGGGDDGSDRPPPPPGGGMPPPPPRG, encoded by the exons ATGCAGGCTTTCGTGTTTGTGCTGCTTGCTGCGTCCGCGTACAGCCTCACCGACGATGAGATTGCCAAGTTCTACAACAAGGGCACCAAAGAAAAGAACAGCGGTCTGACAGGTTATATCCTCGTGAATACAGACGGCGACAAACATACCATCTACAGTAACGGTATTCCAGACCACGACACCGGTAATTTCCCTGGTATCAATCCAAACACTGTCGGAGAGCAAGACTATGAGTTTAACATTCCTATCAATCCTACCGAAGCAGCCACCGGTGGATGTCTTCCCGAAGGCCCCATTGGTGTAGCTGCAAACGGTATCCCGTTGTACAATCCGTTCGCCGGTGGCGGAACCAACGCTGTGGAAGGACCCGATGCTGAAGATTTCGATGTATGTGATGGTCATCCCGATCCTAATGATCGTTACCATTATCATAAGATGCCGGCTTCATGCGTCTCTCCG TATCAACTCGGAGTACCGTCGGATATTGTAGGCGTCGCTGTCGATGGCTATGCTATTTATGGACCCATCGACGAAAATGGTGATCTTCTGACCTCCGACGACCTAGATGAATGTCACGGACGTTACGTCAACGGAGTCTACCGATATCACATGACCGAAGACTACCCATATATTATGGGATGTTTCAAGGGCGATGTGCGCAGCGACAGCGGACTCGGCAATACTAGCCGTAACTGTTACATCGCCAACGACGAGAACAACAGTAACGACCCTGACTACAATGGAGGTGGAAGCGACGGTGGCGGAGATGACGGAAGCGATCGTCCACCACCACCGCCAGGTGGCGGCATGCCTCCACCACCACCACGTGGGTAG
- the LOC139136628 gene encoding uncharacterized protein, translated as MMRVVIYVLLAASAYALTDDEIAQFYNKGTKEKNSGLTGFILVNTDGDKHTIYSNGIPDHDTGNFPGINPNTVGEQDYEFNIPVNPTEAATGGCLPGGPIAMTVNGVPLFSPFASSGLNAVEGDDAETFDVCDGHPDPNDRYHYHKMPASCVAPYQLGVPSDIVGVALDGYAIYGPIDENGDLLTSDDLDECHGRYVNGVYRYHMTEDYPYIMGCFKGETRSDSGLGNTSRECYIANDENNSNDPNYGGGDGGGDDGGNKPPPHHGHPPPHRG; from the exons ATGATGAGAGTTGTCATTTATGTGCTGCTTGCTGCGTCCGCGTACGCCCTCACCGACGATGAGATTGCTCAGTTCTACAACAAGGGCACCAAAGAAAAGAACAGCGGTTTAACTGGCTTTATCCTCGTGAACACAGACGGCGACAAACACACCATCTACAGTAACGGTATTCCAGACCACGACACCGGTAATTTCCCTGGTATCAATCCAAACACTGTCGGAGAGCAAGACTATGAGTTTAACATTCCTGTCAATCCTACCGAAGCAGCCACCGGTGGATGTCTTCCCGGGGGACCGATTGCAATGACTGTCAACGGTGTACCGCTCTTCAGCCCCTTTGCTAGCAGTGGATTGAACGCCGTGGAAGGAGACGATGCTGAAACGTTCGATGTCTGCGATGGCCATCCCGATCCCAACGACCGTTACCATTATCATAAGATGCCGGCTTCATGCGTCGCTCCG TACCAACTCGGAGTACCGTCGGATATTGTCGGTGTCGCACTCGATGGCTATGCTATTTATGGACCCATCGACGAAAATGGTGATCTTCTGACCTCCGACGACCTAGATGAATGTCATGGACGTTACGTCAACGGTGTCTACCGGTATCACATGACCGAAGACTATCCATATATTATGGGATGTTTCAAGGGCGAAACGCGCAGTGACAGCGGACTCGGCAACACAAGTCGGGAATGTTACATCGCCAACGACGAAAATAATAGTAACGACCCTAACTACGGAGGCGGTGACGGCGGTGGGGATGATGGAGGCAATAAGCCACCACCACACCACGGTCACCCACCACCACATCGTGGATAG
- the LOC139136629 gene encoding quinone reductase-like: MATGDGLKIVLFLGTVRDGRNGLRVAKFMKNKLEKTGHQVTLFDPLELDFPLLKKPLQFYKDRSEAPAKLIECDKIVQEADAFVIVSGEYNNSIPPPLSNTMDHFPLKSYGFKPSGIVCYSMGMFGGIRAAMQLRALLGELGCISVSNIFAIPRVHEAFDEDGVPKNDHMEKGADRLLAQLDWMAHAMKNHREKNGVPQ, from the exons ATGGCTACCGGAGATGGTCTGAAGATAGTGTTATTCCTGGGTACTGTCCGTGATGGACGAAACGGTCTCAGGGTAGCCAAGTTTATGAAGAACAAGCTTGAAAAGACCGGACACCAAGTCACACTGTTTG ATCCTCTTGAGTTGGACTTTCCGTTGTTAAAGAAACCACTACAATTCTACAAGGATCGTTCTGAAGCACCTGCTAAGTTAATAGAATGCGACAAGATAGTTCAAGAAGCAGATGCGTTTGTGATCGTCAGTGGAGAATACAATAACAGTATTCCACCACCTTTGTCTAATACCATGGATCACTTCCCTCTGAAGAGCTATGGATTCAAACCAAGTGGTATTGTCTGCTATTCCATGG GTATGTTTGGCGGGATAAGAGCGGCCATGCAGCTTCGTGCCTTGCTTGGTGAGTTGGGTTGCATATCTGTGTCCAATATCTTCGCCATTCCACGTGTTCATGAAGCTTTCGACGAGGATGGGGTACCGAAGAACGACCACATGGAGAAGGGGGCCGATCGTCTGTTAGCTCAGCTCGACTGGATGGCCCATGCAATGAAGAACCACAGAGAGAAAAACGGAGTGCCTCAGTAA
- the LOC139137770 gene encoding cyclic GMP-AMP synthase-like receptor 2: MNSFQNENLQRSLLYVTALTGGNYTTAEFDQTIDVALVLSCIAWPSEAQEWISRARQWPSSDIVQRIVREGCHVVPKAYPGEEDDDELQWRLSFSLAERTLANTFMPWQRTTYLVLKKLWRRYLKEPKVISSYHLKTTMFWVSEKITPNQWQENNIGRFYLAALSTLIEFLTNRKLPNFFLPDNNMIGHVPNEDVQTILEKLVDIRKKPRSYLDGLVSPTNTFTVFSEEAVEPCVDNEYGQHAMYRQLFNEFFFKL, encoded by the exons atgaattcatttcaaaatgaaaatcttcAAAGAAGTTTACTTTATGTCACAGCATTGACAGGGGGAAATTACACAACAGCAGAATTCGACCAAACAATCGATGTCGCTTTGGTTCTGTCATGCATTGCCTGGCCATCTGAAGCACAGGAGTGGATTTCAAGGGCACGACAATGGCCATCTAGTGACATCGTTCAGCGAATCGTACGAGAGGGATGTCACGTGGTTCCAAAGGCGTACCCCGGTGAAGAAGACGATGACGAACTTCAATGGAGATTGTCGTTTTCTCTGGCCGAACGAACCTTGGCCAACACCTTCATGCCATGGCAAAGGACGACTTATCTTGTATTGAAGAAACTGTGGCGTCGATATCTCAAG GAACCTAAAGTGATTTCATCATATCACTTGAAGACGACAATGTTCtgggtttcagagaagattacGCCCAACCAATGGCAGGAAAACAACATCGGTCGGTTTTATCTCGCAGCTCTTAGTACTCTCATCGAGTTCCTGACGAACAGGAAACTTCCAAACTTCTTTCTACCTGATAATAATATGATTGGTCACGTGCCAAATGAAGACGTTCAAACCATCTTAGAGAAGTTAGTAGATATAAGAAAGAAACCACGATCGTACCTGGATGGTCTGGTCAGTCCGACAAACACATTTACTGTGTTCTCCGAAGAAGCAGTGGAGCCGTGTGTTGACAATGAGTACGGACAACACGCCATGTACAGACAGTTATTCAATGAATTCTTCTTCAAACTGTGA